One Uloborus diversus isolate 005 chromosome 7, Udiv.v.3.1, whole genome shotgun sequence genomic window, aaagatccgttctcgtttatcagaattttgtgaagggtccgttttggttaatcgggattttgtgaaaggtccgttttggttgatcggaattttgtgaagggtccgttaacggacccaaatatcctctggccagacctcTGCCAGTTAGGTTTGCTAGTTTACCAGTTTTGAATCACTGCCCCGAGGGGAAGGGTCATAGCGCAGATGacgccatttaaatttttaggggggtacttttcatttggggggggagggTGGCCCTTGGTTTTTAGGAGGTTTCACGATATTAAGGGGATAGGCCCTTGCTCTTAAAGAGGGACTCCATGGACTCGGACTCTCCAGATTATAACCCAGAGTTGCAGTATGCTCAAATGCTACTCTGTAGCATTTTCAGCTCTTGGCTCTTCAATGGATATGCATCCCTGTATTTAACTTGATTCTAACTTACTCGCTATTGCAGTATTAATAATTATTAGTACCAAAACTCCTCACTGTtttattttactcaacttataatgttattatttttaagtgcatcatatttatacatttttgtttttcaagatgATGCTGAGAAAACCTTGGATTCTTTGCAATCAGTTGCTGCAGGCCATTGAAACAGGAAATTGTGATGCAGCTGCAAAAATTCTTAGTGGTGGTTTTGATGTGGATTCTATATTGATTGATGGAAAGTCTgctgtttgtgtatgtgtagaaaAAGGATGTTTTGAAATTGGTAATTATTGTTTtgacttttcttaatttttgtaatttttttgagtttatagctgaaaaaatttcaattaaaatttatttgtctcataAATAATTTCCTATGAATTGTCACCAAAAAGCATTGGCATATCCTTTTTACATTGTAGACGAGTGTAtcttattcatttttatatattcaCTATTTCTGCTATGTTTTCTCTATGCAAGATCAGTTTTggcctattattttttttaaatgatggttcacaaaacaaattaaatgtgGAGATACTAACTAAACATTGATGATATATGGAGAGGTGAACAATGAACATTTGCATTTTACTagcggaaatggatgcatctagtAGTTTGCAGGAATGTCGgcttttgcagatgtgtgttCGCCTTTAAGTATAGCAAAGATTCATTGAACATTGAATGAATGAAACACGTGCATCAAATCTTTAGTTTTCCCCTCAACCAGATAGGCTCGTCTTAATTGGCTACCTGCCAGCTCTATGGCAAATGTACACCGACAGTACACATgacttacaaattaaaaaatgttttctttttaataagctAAAGTTATACCATGAataaaaaacataacattttattttgtgcaATCAaagccggatttaggggagggcaggtgtAGGGCTATtgcccctgggcctccacaacaaatgggcccccacaataaaatttttacaaaatatcctaactttcacgggtcgaaaatatcggacatgtacatatgtatcaaaatattcggatatatatgaaagtatcggatattttcgaaaatatgatctttttgatccctgattaggggcctccactccttcattgccccggggcctccatacttccaaatccggccTTGTGTGCAATAGAATAATCAAGCCAtaacattatttgtaatgtacctttaaactttaattaaaaataataaaagtgcaaaaattaataacaaaatagTATCAGGTGGTTTTCTCCTCCTGCTTCTTCTTATGTCATCATAAGCTAGTTTTTAGggtatttattaattattttttttaaatcccaagTGAGATCAAGCTAAATTTAGTATAATAATCAACACTAAAGTGTATTGCTAAGTATTAGTGCATTTAAGGGGAAGGGGAggcttttttcatttttcattgcagGTTCATACTCATGTGCAAATACACGAGCTGCGACTGTGTcacattttcaatcattttttttctttcctcataAAGCAAAAGCGTAATTAGTTCTTGTATAATAATTTCTAGATTAATTCTTGCAATATTTAATATATAAATGCCATTTTTGATGTTTGAGATACATACATAATATATCTTTGTTAAAGCCGCAAGGGAGAAAGAAAAAGGATTGTAATTACTAATGAGTAAgaagtgtaattttattttcatagtttCCATAAATCAACTCGAGATCAGTGGCTCTTCCGGTGTTGAAAGTTTGGGAgagctacaaaatttaaaatatagttgaaAGGTGTATCCATTATTTAATACTTTTGCTTAGTACTTTTTTGTttatataaaactaattttaaaataaaaatcattgaaaacacCCGAATAATTTCACCTAAATGagaagtaataacagtaaaaactGTGTGCACAGAAtgaagtttttaaactattttaaagtattgttttaatttgtttctcttttcaaaattttttttcagtttttgtgtaAAAGATGATCAAAATGTAACATGACTTGCCCTTTGTCCAAAAAAAGTTACTCTTCCAAAAACTAAACAAGAAAATCAGTCTAGGGCTTTTctttcagtacaaaaaaaaaaaagtcttgttttgAATGAATGTCTCTGGTAATTtggttcaatgcatttttttcttttttgtcagcGAGCAAGACAAAAGCTTTCGTTGGATGTCTTTTTGTCCATAAGCTCACATATTCTGCATTGAAAACTTGTAAACCTGAAACTGGTTTATAAAataatctgctttttttttttgcatttatatgttattttttatgcattattcATCTGTAATGTGTTTGTTTCATTAAGTCACCCTTTTTTCTCTTGCTACAATCATTGTTTATCTGTAACACGTAAtgtttattgaaatataaatttttcgtTAACCCTTAGAATCTATTGTTTCCTCTCGACTAACAGTAATTCCAGGTCAGTTAATCCAATTAGTAGACTTTTCCTCTAAAGTTGCATATACCCCtgtcagcactttttttttaaccaaacaaATTCCCATGACCTCTTGTCATCGCCTTAGAGCAACACTTAGACaactaatcccagaaataacactaagatatactactgttgctctgaggcgatgatgtCTGTTTTGGTGAAATATTGAATCATTCTGGCAAGTAGTTTTTGAATTAAAGCGTTTTGAAATCATAACTTTGATTATAATCACCCTGTTCATTaattaaacattattaaaaaataaataattaaaagattaaatattttttaggattaaaacttgtttaaattaCATTTCTGTGCAAATTCATAATAATTGCCTACTTGAAACAGTGGCTTTAATGCTGGTCATGCCAATGCTTCATGCCATTGATGTAGCCAGAAACTTCGAACTTTCCTTTTTGAGAGAAACATTTGGGAGATATTTTTAGCTATCCCTTTTGGTATTATTTTTAGCTTCAAGTTTTGTTATGAATCTTCTGTACTGACCTTATTTCTGATTAactgattatgttttttttttcagctcacATGCTGATTGAGAAAGGATGTAGCTTGAGTCTTAAAACGTACAGAGGGGAAAGTCCTTTGCACTTAGCTGTACAACAGTCCAATTATGCTTTAGTAGAACTGCTTTTAAAAAACAGAGCTGATGTAACATGTATAAACCTCTTGGGACAAACCGCTTTACATATGGCTTGTGAAAGAAATTCTTTAGGTAAGTTTTCTGAATATTTCTTACAAATTTATACAGCTTGTACATCATTTTTTCCTCAGTATAATGTAATTATTTATACAGTTTCTCTAGACTAAGTATAAACAACATTTTATGACTCATATGGAAGCTTAACTGTTTTCTGTATCTGGCAGAACAAagcatacaaagaaaaaaaggtatAATAAGTATAAGTTAATGCAAATTAGACTAtgtgcagggaccaatttaataaacgtataattgataaaaacatataaaagagaaacatataaatggtgcttcactgtatattttATGTTTCATGATTAAGCATGCCAGCTTGTTTTCCAACATTATCAGTCATTGGATGGCACATCTTGGACATTTCATGTAATTTTATGCACAAACATTAAGGCATTGTCTAATAGGTTAGAGTTGTCTTCTGTATTGTCTTTCAAATGCAGATTTTTAATGTTGAGAATAAACTTTTCCTGCTTCGGAAAGTAATTTAaatctaaaagttttgttttaaatatttttattgctttctgTTACTCTCTTGTGTTGTCAACACAAGGCTGGAAGTGGTGGTATTATTACGCACCTGGGGTATAACCAGAATTTGCCTTCTGGAGGAGGTTTTTTTGGTCATAATATGCCTTTCATGTCATTAAACTGCCATATTAGGATTGAAAATGTGTATTAAAAAGGCTCTTAGAAGGTTTTAACTCTGCTCGCTTCCCCTCTTGTTCGGCCGTTGCATCACTTTACTGCCAGCAGTTGCaaaaactatgtttattctaataATTACAGTAACTGCAAAAGGCTACCCACAATTTATTAATTTACATCTATTATGTAAACAAGAGTATAATTTCTACAATATTTGTTTATGTCTTGCCATAGCCTTAAGACTGCTTTATCTGATTTCTGATATTTTATTTGAACTATAGTATTTTATAGCATTACATGATGTtgataacttttctttttattgagtTAAAGCAATTAACAAATTCCTGATGTTAATtggaatttatttctaatttctctattttttttttaaattctaaaatttttactttctataATGTCTTACAACAATATTCTAAGGAAAGGAAAAATTTGGTTACTCTCTCTC contains:
- the LOC129226077 gene encoding putative ankyrin repeat protein RF_0381 isoform X3 codes for the protein MMLRKPWILCNQLLQAIETGNCDAAAKILSGGFDVDSILIDGKSAVCVCVEKGCFEIAHMLIEKGCSLSLKTYRGESPLHLAVQQSNYALVELLLKNRADVTCINLLGQTALHMACERNSLDIAALLINNSKRSIINIPDSDGATPLMYACHFGSISMVRHLLEKGGDVNAVDVRGNSPLLVAVLNSHCSVEMLKIILEAGADPKSPSHHVTVTQPISERSQPTDQRSDLLSENC